TAAGGTAGAGATATGCGGGGTAGATACCTCCAAGCTTCCGGTGTTAACAAACAAAGAGATGCGAGAATTGTTTGAGCGCCTGCAAAGTGGGGAGCTTGCTGCCCGCGAGAAGCTGGTCAACGGCAACTTGCGACTGGTGCTTAGCGTAATCCAACGGTTCAACAATCGCGGAGAGTTCGTGGATGACTTGTTTCAAGTGGGCTGCATCGGATTGATGAAAGCGATCGACAACTTTGATCTCGGACAAAACGTGAAGTTTTCCACGTATGCCGTACCGATGATCATCGGAGAAATTCGACGCTATTTACGGGACAACAATCCGATTCGCGTTTCCCGCTCTTTGCGAGACATCGCGTACAAGGCCTTGCAGGTGCGTGACAATCTGACCAACAAACATTCGCGAGAGCCTACCATTATCGAGATTTCTCAGGAATTGAACGTAGCCAAAGAAGACGTCGTGTTTGCACTCGATGCGATCCAAGATCCGGTTTCATTGTTTGAACCGATTTATCAGGATGGCGGCGATCCGATTTACGTCATGGATCAGATTAGTGACGAGAAGAACAAAGACGTCACGTGGGTAGAGGAAATTGCGCTTCGTGAGGGAATGCAGCGACTAGGTGACCGAGAAAAAATGATATTATCCATGCGCTTTTACGAAGGAAAAACGCAGATGGAAGTAGCAGAGGAAATCGGAATCTCACAAGCACAGGTCTCTCGGTTAGAAAAAGCGGCAATTGCCCATATGCAAAAGCACGTTCAATCGTAAGGAGAAACCAAATAGGCGACCCGGCGGTCTTGTACCGTTCGGGTTTTTTGTACGAGTCGAAAAGTTAGTTTTCAATCTCCTTACTTTTTGCCAAAGAAGCGGACATATTCCTCATTGGACTCATATACTGAAAGTAACGGAGAAAAGAAGGTGAGGAAGAATGGTAAAAATCTCTGACTTCCAGACCAAAGAAGTGGTAAATATTCTCGATGGGAAGCGGCTTGGGCAAGTTTCAGATTTGGAGATCGATCTGCGTCACGGTCGTGTAGAGGCTATCGTTGTACCGGGACCAGGCAAGTTTCTCGGCTTCTTTTCTGCCGGGAACGATTATGTCATACCCTGGCGCAATATTGTGAAGATCGGGAAAGATGTGGTGCTTGTCCGGATGGAAGAAGCACTTAAAGTTGAAGTAAAAACTTCTGGTGGAGATGAATACTAACGCGTAAAGGGAGAAAGGCACGGATAGCCTTTCTTTTCTTTTCGGCTATGGTATGATTAGCCATATGAGGAAGGTGACAACATGAGAGAGCCATTTGTCAGGGTAGAGGATAAGTCAATCTTATCGTTAACAGAGTGGGAGCAACAATTTCCTGGATTAGTGGCGGGGTTTACCATTCGCTCAGGCGGGGAAAGTGAACAACCGTACGGGTCTTTTAATATGGGGCTACATGTGGGTGATGAATCTGCGAACGTAGTAGCCAATAGACGCAAGCTGGCAGAACAAGTAGGGATGTCTTTTACGGAGTGGACATGCGCCGATCAAGTGCACGGGAATCGGGTATGCCAGGTCACAGCAGGCGGTGCGGGTAAAGAAAGTCTGGAGGACGTCATATCTGCAACGGATGGTTTGTTTACCCTTGAAAAAGGAGTCATGCTGACCTCGTTTTATGCAGATTGTGTTCCCCTCTATTTTCTGGATACCCAATCGGGAGCAATCGGACTTGCTCACGCAGGCTGGAAGGGGACAGTGGGCCGTATTGCCGAGGAAATGGTGAAGGCCATGACGAAGCAATATCAGGCAAAGCCAGAGGACATTCGCGTCGCAATTGGCCCATCCATTGGCGGCTGTTGCTATGAAGTAGATGAGCGAATCATGACGCAGGTACGCACTTGTGCAGCCGATTGGGAAAAAGCAGTCATCTCCTCCACAGGGGAGCGGTACATGCTGGACCTTCGTCAGCTAAACACAGAGATATTGCTCGAAGCAGGAATTTCTTCAAGGAATATTTTATCCACAGATTGGTGTACAAGCTGCAGAACAGACTTGTTTTTCTCTCATCGCAAGGAAGCTGGGATACAAGGGACTACTGGACGCATGGCTTCCTATATCGGCTGGAAGGAAAACCTGTAGAAGAAAGGGAAGGGTTCGTTATGACCAAGGAACAAGAATTGTTAAAAGAACGACTGCAATCCATCGAAGCAAGAATTCAGGCTGCTTGCGATCGGGCGAACCGCAAACGTGAGGAAGTAAAAATTATTGCCGTGACCAAGTATGTCGACGCAGATGCCATTGGGGACTTGCTCGCGGTAGGCGTAGAGAATATCGGGGAAAATCGCGTGCAGGATGCCCTGCCCAAGCACCAGCTTCATGGCGATAAAGGAATCTGGCATTTTATCGGGCACCTCCAGACGAACAAGGCAAAAGAAGTTGTAGGACGATTCCCGTACATCCATTCTCTGGACCGACTTTCTTTGGCACAAGAGCTGAATCGACGCGGTGAAACGTTGGATCATGTCGTAAAATGCTTTTTGCAGATCAATATATCCGGCGAAGAGACAAAATTTGGGCTTAGTCCCAATGACGTATTGGCTTTTTTGCGCGAAACCAGTAATATGAAACATATAAGTATCGTCGGATTAATGACGATGGCGCCTGTTGTCGAAAACCAAGAGGAAGCCAGGAAGGTGTTCCGTGGCCTCTATGAGTGGAAGCAACGGATTAACGAAATGGCATTCCCACACGCCCAGGTGGAAGAGCTGTCCATGGGCATGTCTAGTGATTTTGAAGTTGCCATTGAAGAGGGAGCTACATATATTCGTTTGGGATCGGTATTGGTCAAGCCGGAGTAAAGGAAAACAGACCAAACCACGGAGTAAGAGAGGAGGAAGAGTATGGGTGTTATGAATAAATTGATGGGGTTTCTGGGGTTAGAAAACGAGGAATACATCGAAGAGACAACAACGGTGGAAGAGGAAAGAGAAGAGCAAGAGTCCTCGCACAAACGCCAGCCAGCGATCGGCCGAACTAACAACGTGGTACCGTTTCAAGCACGGGAAAAGGAGGGAATCCGTTTGATTCTCTGTGAACCCCGTCATTACAGTGATGCACAGGATATCGCAGACAACCTGCGTCATCGTAGACCGGTTGTGGTCAACCTCCATCGTGTGGAAAAAGACCAAGCTAAAAGAATTATCGACTTTTTGAGCGGGACGGTCTACGCATTAAACGGCGATATCCAAAAGGTCGGAGACACGATTTTCGTGTGCACGCCTGATCATGTGGATATTCAGGGTACGATTTCAAGTGTGTTGGAAGAGTAGCCAATTAAGACGAAATTAAAAGGGTGAGCAAATGATTGCTGTCTTTTCGGTTTTAAATTTTGCTTTTACGGTATATCAATACATGATTATTGCTTACATTTTGATGTCATGGGTTCCTCAAATGAGAGGTACAGGCATCGGACAGTTACTGGAAAAACTGGTTGAGCCTTATTTGGCTCCATTTCGCCGGTTTATCCCACCGCTCGGCTTCATCGATATCTCCCCCATTGTCGCATTGATTGCACTGCGCTTTGCCCAATCTGGCCTGTTCGCCATTTTGCAACAAATCATGTAGGCGAGTGAAACGATGAGCATATTTGACCATTTTTCAAAAGAAGAACGTCCCTTTGTTGAACGGGCGCTGGAAATGCTGACGCAAGTAGAGCGGACGCAGGCCATGCGCCTTACTGATTTTGTAGACCCGAGGCAATTGATGATTTTTGAGAGTCTATCTTCACAAGTAAGAGATGTGAAGGTTTCTCCTTATGGAGGCTACGAGGGTGCTGAGCGTGTTCGGATTATCATCCATCCGGAGTACCTCCCTGTTGAGCCTGAGGATTATCGCCTTACCTTATTGGCAATCAAGGCTGATCAGCGCTTTCATGTGCTAGAGCATCGAGATGTGATGGGGGCGATGCTGGGCGTCGGGATGAAGCGGGAGAAATTCGGAGATATGCTGACAGATTCAGCTGGCAGTTACGCAATTGTAGCAGAGGAAGTCGCTGATTTTGTTTGTGCGCAGGTGACACAAATTCATCGGACATCTGTTCAATTTGAGCGGGTAGCATGGGAGGCGTTTACACCGCCTGCACCCAAGTTTGTAGAGAAAACACTCACCGTTCCATCACCGCGAATTGACGCGATCATTGGAGAAGTACACAATATGTCTCGCGCAAAAGCACTGGTGCCAATTCGAGCGGGAAAAGTAAAAATCAACTGGAAAGTAATCGAAGACCCATCTTATCAACTCCAGATGGGAGACATGGTATCTCTTGCAGGCTATGGTCGGTTCAAAATTCTTGAGGTAGCAGGTCCAACACGCAGTGGAAGACTTCGCATGATTGTCGGACTGGTTACATAAGATGGACCAAGGCTCAAAAATTTGTAAAATACGGCAGGAAACACAGCTAATTCTGTCGAAATGATTGAAGACGAATTATCGGGAAAAGTGGGGGGTTCATGTGCCATTAACGCCGTTGGATATACACAATAAGGAATTCAGCACAGGCTTTCGTGGGTATAACATTGACGAAGTGAATGAATTTCTCGATCAGGTGATCAAAGATTTTGAGCTCTTGATAAAAGAGAAAAAAGAACAGGAAGAGCGCGTAGCCATTCTGAATGAGCGCGTAGATTACTATAAGAGCTTGGAAGAAAATTTGAGCAAGTCGATTCTGGTGGCGCAGGAGACAGCGGAGGACGTGAAGTCGAATGCGCGCAAAGAAGCGCAGCTCATCTTAAAAGAAGCCGAGAAAAATGCAGACCGAATTGTCAATGAAGCACTGGCGAAGTCGCGCAAAATCGCGATCGAAATCGAAGAATTAAAAAAACGTGCTTCGGTTTACCGCATGCGCTTTCGGACGCTTTTGGAAGCACAGCTCGAGATGCTGGAGAATGGCGATTGGGATAGCATTGAACAGCCACAAGTTGATTCGCCTGTAACAGTTGAATAAATCATTGACGTTCGAGCAATGATGGTATTATAATGAAAGACAACTTTTTCGAAATAAAGCACTTATAGTAGTTGAACAGGCTTATACAAATCATAGACGATGAACGGGAAGAGTACGTGAGCCAGCACTGCCTAGAGAGTCGGGAAAAGGTGAAAACCCGGCCAGTTGCTTTCGCAGAAAATCACCCGGGAGTTCAATATCCGAAAACCCAGAAAAACCTTGATGGTGAAACAGGTGAGTAAGTGAGCGCGTCATTCCCGTTACGAATGAGTGAAGTGGAACAATTCCGATGCAGGCTTTTTTTGTCGTACGGGTTTGTTCAATCAGGGTGGTACCACGGGAGCTTTCTCTCGTCCCTTTTATGGGATGAGTGAAAGCTTTTATTTATTTAAGGAGTGAATCAGGCCATGGATTACAGCAAAACCTTAGCGCTACCAAAAACAGATTTCCCCATGCGCGGAAATTTGCCAAGCCGCGAGCCACAAATGCAAGCGGCATGGGAAGAGCAAAATATTTATCAACAAGTGTTAGATCGTACAAAAGACCGCCCGTCTTTTGTCTTGCATGATGGCCCTCCGTATGCGAATGGAGACATCCATATCGGTCACGCACTGAACAAAATCCTCAAGGACTTCATCGTTCGCTACAAATCCATGGCAGGTTTTTATGCGCCGTACATCCCAGGCTGGGATACACATGGTTTGCCAATTGAGCAAGCGATTATCAATGCACAAGGGCTGGATCGCCGCAGCATTGAAGTGAACGATTTCCGCCAGCGCTGTGAAGAGTATGCTTGGTCCTACATCGACAAGCAACGCGACCAATTCAAGCGTCTGGGCGTTCGTGGAGATTGGGAAAACCCTTATGTGACACTCTTGCCTGAGTATGAAGCCAACCAAATTCGCGTATTCGGCGAAATGGCGAAAAAGGGTTATATTTACAAAGGTCTGCGCTGCGTGTACTGGTCTCCGTCTTCTGAGACTGCTTTGGCTGACGCAGAAATCGAATACAAAGACAAGCGCTCTCCTTCTATTTACGTCAGCTTCCAGGTAGCAGATGGAAAAGGCAAGCTGGACACAGAAACAGGCGTTGTTATCTGGACAACGACTCCGTGGACATTGCCAGCAAACCTTGCGATCAGCCTGCACCCTGAACTCGAGTACAACGTAGTGAAGGTAGATGGCCGCAAATTCCTGGTAGCCAACGGTCTGATTGAAGCTGCGAGCAAAGAAATTGGCTGGGAAGGCGTAGAGATTCTCGCGACCTTTAAAGGTCAAGATCTGGAAGGCGTAGAAACTCAGCATCCGTTCTATGATCGCAAGTCTCCACTCATCCTGGGTGAGCATGTAACCTTGGATGCAGGTACTGGTTGCGTTCATACTGCTCCAGGACACGGGGAAGATGACTTTACCGTTGGTCAAAAATACAATCTGGGTGTCCTTTGCCCAGTAGATCACGAAGGTAAAATGACCAATGAGGCACCAGGCTTTGAAGGTCTGTTCTACGAAGATGCCAACAAAGTGATTACAGAAAAGCTGAAAGAAAACGGAGCACTCTTGAAGCTCAATTTCTTCACGCACTCTTACCCACATGACTGGCGTACGAAAAAACCGGTTATCTATCGCGCGACAGAGCAATGGTTCGCATCTATCGACGGATTCCGTGCGCAAATGCTCGAAGCGATTAAAAATGTAAAATGGATTCCGCATTGGGGAGAAACTCGTCTGGCAAACATGATTGCGGATCGTGGCGACTGGTGCATTTCCCGTCAGCGTGTATGGGGTGTACCGATTCCAATCTTCTATTGCAAATCGTGTAACGAACCGATCATTAACGACACGACGATCAACCATGTTGCTGATCTGTTCCGTAAAGAAGGATCGAAAGTATGGTTCTCCCGTGAAGCAAATGAGCTCATTCCAGAAGGGCTTTCTTGCACCAAATGCGATTGCAAGGATTTCCGCAAAGAAACGGATATTATGGACGTTTGGTTCGACTCCGGTTCCAGCCACCAGGCTGTTTTGCGCGAAAGAGGCATTGCTTGGCCAGCTGACATGTACTTAGAAGGCTCTGACCAGTATCGTGGTTGGTTCAACTCTTCTCTCTCGACGGGTGTTGCTGTGTATGGCACAGCTCCTTACAAATCCGTCCTGAGCCACGGCTTTGCTTTGGATGGAGAAGGACGCAAAATGTCCAAATCCCTCGGTAACGTCATCGTGCCTCAACAAGTTATTGACAAGATGGGCGCAGATATCTTGCGTCTGTGGGTAGCTTCTGTTGATTATCAGGCTGATGTACGAATTTCCGATGCGATTCTGAATCAGATCGCTGAGGTGTACCGCAAAATCCGCAATACGTTCCGCTTCCTGTTGGGTAACCTGGATGGATTTAATCCAGCAACAGACCGCGTAGCGTACGAAGAGCTGGGAGAGCTTGACCGTTATGTTCTGGCGAAAGCAGCAAAAGTAGCGAAGCGTACACGCAAAGCGTACGATGAATATCAGTTCCATACCGTTTTCCATGCCGTTCACAACTTCTGCGTTATTGATTTGTCCGCGTTCTATCTGGACATTTGCAAGGATCGCCTGTATGTAGAGGCGCCAGATAGTTTGAAACGACGCGCTGCACAGACAGTGATGTACGATTGCTTGATCAGTCTGGTGAAGCTGGTTGCTCCACTGTTGCCGCATACAGCCGATGAGGTGTGGGCGTTCATTCCAGGCGTGGAAGAGAAGAGTGTGCAGTTGACGGATATGCCAGAAGGCGACGAACAACATCTCAGCTTTGCAGCAGAAGCAGAGAGCAAATGGGATGCGTTCTTGGCGATCCGAGACGAGGTTCTCAAAGCCATGGAAGAAGCGCGCCGCAACAAGGTGTTCGGTAACTCCGTTGATGCGAAGCTGGCTCTGTACCCACAAACGGAAGAAGTTGCGAAAACATTGGCAGCAATGGACGATCTGGCTGACCTGTTCATCGTGGCTCACGTGGACGTACACAGCGGTTCTGCTCCGGCAGAAGCGGTACAACTCGAAGGAATTGCTGCTGTGGTCTCTGCCGCAGACGGTGGAAAATGCGAGCGTTGCCGCGTAGTGAAACCGGATGTTGGCACTCGCGAGTCGCACGCGTCGCTCTGCGTACGTTGCGCAGATATCGTAGAACAAAACTACGCACATGTAGCAGAATAAAAATCGGTTGATTAACCTGTCGTTCCCTTTGGGGATGGCAGGTTTTTTGCTGTGATAGGCCACATGCGAACCAACAAAACGATCATGGCCGTTTTGTTGGTCATATTTCCTACGGGACCAAGACATACTACCTGTTGAGGAAACCAAACAAAGGTGGTGTACAGCGTGGACCAAAAGAGAGTGGCCAGCTTCCGGGAAAAGCTGCTGGAACAGAAAAAAGAACTGGAAGACCGCGTACAGGACCATTATGGCATGAGAGAACCGATGACAACCTCTTTGCAGGAGTTTGCCATGTACGATAATCATCCGGCAGATATCGGCAGTGAGATGTTTGAACGGGAAAAAGATTTGGCCCTAGACAGTCTCGATCGTGAGACATTAAAAGAGATTGATCAGGCGCTACTGCGCATGGAGGAAGGCACCTACGGCCTGTGTACGGTCTGTGGAGAGCAAATACCTGTGGAGCGACTGGAAGCACTACCTCAGGCACAAACGTGCAAGGAGCATGCACCAGCGCCGTCAATCAACGAGTCGCGTCCGATCGAGGAACAGTTTTTGCAGCCGCCGTTCGGACGTACATCTCTGGATGAAAAAGAAGGCCAGAACGGATTCGACGGTGAGGATGCTTGGCAAATTGTCGAGTCATGGGGGACATCCAGCACGCCTTTCTCCTACCAGGAACCCGACAAAACGGATTACGACGAAATGTATATCGAGAGCAATGAGCCGGATGGCTTTGTAGAAGCCGTAGAGGAAATCGGTTATACCGATATTGAGGGCTATCACGGACCGGACAGTGTGCATTTTATGAGAAGCGGGACGTATGAGGAGTACATGAGAAAAGGAGAAGGGAAAGGAAACTTGCTCTCCTATGACGATTACGAAGGAGAGCAAGCAGAACGAGAGGGATTGGATGACTACTCATGAGCAGATAGCGGTCATTGACCTGCAAATTGAGCGAGTGGAAACGTATCCGCTACTTCATCGGCTATCGCAAGCTTACGGCGATGCGAATGGGTATAAGCGTTATCGAACCAGTTATCTCATTCGGATTATCACAAGGGCAGGAATAGATGGCTGGGGAGAAATTATCGACTGGCTGCCGACGCTCCATAAGGGCTTTTGTGAGCGCATCATTCCGTACTTGCTGGGTAAGCAGGTGGACAACAGAGTAGCCATTGTCGATGTCATAGGAAAGTGGCATCAGCGATCGGCTTCAGGTGTCAGTATGGCACTTACGGAAATTTTGGCAAAAGCGGCGGGGCTATCTGTGGGTCAACTGTGGGGAGGCCAGATACATTCGGGCATCCCGGTATATGCCTCCCTCCAATCCTACCGTGAAACAGAAGACTGGATGCAGCAGTCATGGAAGCAAGTCAGCCAGCAAGTCGACGACGGCTTCAAGATGGTGAAAGTAAAGATTGGAGGGCGCTCTGTTCAAGAGGATCAGACGCACATCGAAAAACTGATGAATTTGCTTCCTGAACAAGTTCAAGTAGCGGTAGATGCCAATCAGAGCTACGACTGTGTGACTGCAAGGAAGTGGGAGGGGCTTTTTTCCCGTTATGGCAATTGGCTTTGGCTGGAGGAGCCGATGCCCATGGATCGTACAAACGAGTATATCAAGCTTCGTTCGGCATTATCCATCCCGCTTGCTGGTGGAGAAAACTTGATTCGCTGCGCACAGTTTTTGCCCTTGTATGAGGGGGGCGCTATCGATATTGCTCAGCCTGACCTGATGCATACGGGGGGCATTGACGATTATCGAACGCATCTTCAAATGGCCCGTCAGTTTGGCTATCGCGTGTCTCCACATTCCTTTGACGGATCACTGGCACGATTGTATACGTTATTTGCACAAGCGTGCTTGCTGGCATGGACCAAGATGGATAGCCATCCGATTGAGCCTGTCGAATGGGATGTCATGGAGAACCCGTTTTCACAATTGTTTCCGCTGCGACCCATAAATGGCGAAGTGACGCTTCCTACTGGCGTGGGAATAGGCGTTGAACCTGACTGGGAGATTATTAACGCGTCGCGCTGGGACGGTAGCGCTTATGCGTAAGACAAGGAGTTTCGTATGGCACAAAATGCGAAAAACCTGATTGGGCTTGTCGGGGTTCCATTAGTGATGGTGCTGGGCAACTCGATGCTGATCCCTGTACTGCCTACAATGAAAACAGAAATGAAGCTCACCGCCTTACAGACGAGCTTGTTGATCACTGCTTTTTCGATTGCAGCAGGTATTGTTATCCCTTTTGCCGGCTATTTGTCAGATCGATTTGGGAGAAAAATTGTCATTATCAGCTCCCTTGCCTTGTACGGTATTGGTGGTTTGGTCGCAGGGCTTGCCGCGTTGTGGATAGATCAACCTTATATGGCTATCATGGGAGGGCGAGTCTTGCAGGGGATCGGGGCTGCCGGGACAGCGCCCATCGCAATGGCATTGGTAGGGGATCTGTTCGATGGCGCTTCGGAGAGTAGGGCATTGGGGCTGTTGGAGACATCAAACGGGATGGGAAAAGTATTAAGTCCGATTTTTGGCTCCTTGCTTGCTCTCATTTCTTGGTACATGGTCTTTTTAGCTTTTCCGATTATTTGCGGTGTCGTCCTCCTGATGTTTTTATTTCTGACTAAGGAAAAGAAACAGGATAAGAAGCTACTCCCTGTCAAGCAGTACATGCATTCGATCGCGCAAGTGTTTAAGCAGCATGGAAAATGGCTTGTCCCCGCGTTTTTTATTGGGAGCATCTGCCTGTTCACGTTGTTTGGTGTACTGTTTTACCTGTCTGATTTATTGGAAGAAAAATACAAGATTGATGGTGTCATCAAAGGCTTCTTTTTGGCGATTCCCTTGCTCGTGATGAGTATCGCGGCATATGTGACAGGAGTCATTATCAAAAAGAAGCTGAAGCTGATGCGTCTGTTTGTGATTATCGGCATGTTTTTGCTGGCTACGTCTTACATTCTGGCCAGCTTTGTCAAAGGGGCTTATGTCCTGATTGGCATTTTGGTCATCGGCAGCGCGGGGACGGGAATGATTTTACCGTGCTTGAACTCCATGATCGTTGGGGCCGTACAAAAAACAGAGCGAGGCATGATTACTTCTTTGTATAGTGGTGTACGTTTTATCGGTGTTGCGATCGGCCCACCTATTTTTACCTGGTTGCTCGGGATTTCTCGGACGGTCATGTTTCTATCAATCGCATGTTTATCGCTCGTTTTCGCTGTGCTAGCGATCTTTTTCTTGAAGCCCAAGCAGGTCGAGCAGCCAGGACAAGGGACAAAAGACAGCGAGACGAATGGGTGGCGGCAAATATCAGAGGTACTGGGAATTGAACCAGAAACGGTGCACGAGGTACAACGAGAGAGAGCCATCGAAAAGTATGGCTTTGATCCAAATGAGCTCGTCAAGCGTGTGTTGTCGGGAAAGAAGGAAAAGGAAAAACAATAAACAGGCTGTCTCTGTCGGTCAGTCTCACCGAATACAAAGCCGGGGAGCGACAGGGACGAGCCTGTTTATGATGGCTAGGACTCCGCAAAGGGATGACGTAAAGCTCGTTCGAGTGCGAGCGGGTACACATCATCTTGCAGAATACGACTAAACTCCTGATTGCCTTTTACATCTCGCGGGATATCCGCAAACACAATGGTGGCGAGCACGTCTGAGCCACTTGGCTGGTTTGTATAATGCGCTACCTTTGCGGTATAAATGTCTTTTCGCATCGAGTCGTCGATGGTGTACTGTCCGATGCGCTCAATCCCTTCCAGAATGGCGCCGGTTTCTTCATAGACCTCACGAACTGCTGCCGCCAGGCTGTTTTCACCCGCTTCTACTTTTCCCCCTGGTAGCTCCACACCGCGTGTACGATGGCGAGTAAATAACAGCTTTCCCTGATAAAAAGCGAAGATCAGCACGTGACCTGCTTGGTGGTTACGATACTCTTCGGGAGAAAAGGTTAGCTGGACAGGTAAGCCGAAATCGTCGTAAAAAGCGTACATGCAAAGCGCTCCTCTACAGGCTCATTGATCTATTGTTTTGAATTTGCAAGGAAATATGCTTGACTGCCTTCATCGCTTGACCAGCTGCCAGTGCCAAACTCGCATAAGCGGCTCCGTTGCTCACATCTCCGACTGCGTATATCCATGGAGAGTTGACTCGTTGATAGGAATCCGTTTGCAAATAGTCATCGCCAAACGTGTCCAAACCTTCGAGACCCACTGTGTTTCCATGAACACCAATTCGTGGCAGAATCCAATCGACTACGATCGTCTCTGGATTGCCTGCGCGCGTAGAGGTGAGTGTCAGAACCGTCCGTGCCTCTTCGTCCTGATAGTCAGTTACTTGTGTTTCCCACAGGACTTGGATGTTGGGGAGGCCTGTGATTTTCTTTTGCCATTCGGGACGAGCACGCCACTCACTGCTCCGAACCAACAGATAAACTTGTCGGGCATGAAAGCTCAAATTTGCTGCACTCTCCAATGCGCGATCTCCTCCGCCGATAACGGCGATATCTTGCCCGGCGATGGTGTGGGCTTGGGCTGTTGTAGAAAACCAAGGCGACAGGACACTTGGACAATCAGCTAGGGCCGGTATTTCATTCCAGCCAACTCCTGTGGCGATGAGTAGATAGTCGACACGATAAACGGATTTCGAAGTCATTACCTGTTTCGTTTCCCGATCAATGGAAAGAATGGCTTCGTTCAATCGTATGTTTGGCTGCTGGATGAAAGGATGGGCGATCAGTACCTTTACAAGGGCAGCTCCCTGGTCATATACAAGGGGTGGAAAGTCGGTAATCTCGTTGTAAATGTGATGCAATTGGCCGCCGAGTCTATCCGTTTTTTCGATAAGAAGACAAGAAAGACCTAATCGTTGGCACCATATTGCTGCGGACAACCCTGCGATGCCGCCACCTGCGATCAGCACCTGTATGTGTTCCACTCTCAAGTCCCTCCGATTCCCTTATTCATCTATCTGATTTTCCTCAGTTTTAGACTACCTTTTTCGATTCGTAAGTGCAAGAACTCTCAGGGAAAACCGATCGAGTTGAATCGGCAGGATTCTACATTTTGACGGGATATTGTGGTAAAATGGGACGAAAGTTTTACAGAATATATTGAAAAATGAAAAGCCCAAAGCACTATGGACCCTGTGATTTTAAAAAGGAGTGAACCGAACGTGCAAGCCAAGAATGACAAGCCTCAAGCTCCTGCAAAACAGCCGCGTAAACGGATCAAGCGTGGCCAGCGAAGCAAGCGGATGTATCTGCTCTTGGCGGGTTGCTTATTCCTCTGTTTGTTGGCCGTAGGAGCAGGCTTCGCCCTCAACCAGTTAGAC
This genomic stretch from Brevibacillus sp. DP1.3A harbors:
- the sigG gene encoding RNA polymerase sporulation sigma factor SigG yields the protein MTRNKVEICGVDTSKLPVLTNKEMRELFERLQSGELAAREKLVNGNLRLVLSVIQRFNNRGEFVDDLFQVGCIGLMKAIDNFDLGQNVKFSTYAVPMIIGEIRRYLRDNNPIRVSRSLRDIAYKALQVRDNLTNKHSREPTIIEISQELNVAKEDVVFALDAIQDPVSLFEPIYQDGGDPIYVMDQISDEKNKDVTWVEEIALREGMQRLGDREKMILSMRFYEGKTQMEVAEEIGISQAQVSRLEKAAIAHMQKHVQS
- a CDS encoding YlmC/YmxH family sporulation protein produces the protein MVKISDFQTKEVVNILDGKRLGQVSDLEIDLRHGRVEAIVVPGPGKFLGFFSAGNDYVIPWRNIVKIGKDVVLVRMEEALKVEVKTSGGDEY
- the pgeF gene encoding peptidoglycan editing factor PgeF; amino-acid sequence: MREPFVRVEDKSILSLTEWEQQFPGLVAGFTIRSGGESEQPYGSFNMGLHVGDESANVVANRRKLAEQVGMSFTEWTCADQVHGNRVCQVTAGGAGKESLEDVISATDGLFTLEKGVMLTSFYADCVPLYFLDTQSGAIGLAHAGWKGTVGRIAEEMVKAMTKQYQAKPEDIRVAIGPSIGGCCYEVDERIMTQVRTCAADWEKAVISSTGERYMLDLRQLNTEILLEAGISSRNILSTDWCTSCRTDLFFSHRKEAGIQGTTGRMASYIGWKENL
- a CDS encoding YggS family pyridoxal phosphate-dependent enzyme, encoding MTKEQELLKERLQSIEARIQAACDRANRKREEVKIIAVTKYVDADAIGDLLAVGVENIGENRVQDALPKHQLHGDKGIWHFIGHLQTNKAKEVVGRFPYIHSLDRLSLAQELNRRGETLDHVVKCFLQINISGEETKFGLSPNDVLAFLRETSNMKHISIVGLMTMAPVVENQEEARKVFRGLYEWKQRINEMAFPHAQVEELSMGMSSDFEVAIEEGATYIRLGSVLVKPE
- a CDS encoding cell division protein SepF; amino-acid sequence: MGVMNKLMGFLGLENEEYIEETTTVEEEREEQESSHKRQPAIGRTNNVVPFQAREKEGIRLILCEPRHYSDAQDIADNLRHRRPVVVNLHRVEKDQAKRIIDFLSGTVYALNGDIQKVGDTIFVCTPDHVDIQGTISSVLEE
- a CDS encoding YggT family protein; protein product: MIAVFSVLNFAFTVYQYMIIAYILMSWVPQMRGTGIGQLLEKLVEPYLAPFRRFIPPLGFIDISPIVALIALRFAQSGLFAILQQIM
- a CDS encoding RNA-binding protein, producing the protein MSIFDHFSKEERPFVERALEMLTQVERTQAMRLTDFVDPRQLMIFESLSSQVRDVKVSPYGGYEGAERVRIIIHPEYLPVEPEDYRLTLLAIKADQRFHVLEHRDVMGAMLGVGMKREKFGDMLTDSAGSYAIVAEEVADFVCAQVTQIHRTSVQFERVAWEAFTPPAPKFVEKTLTVPSPRIDAIIGEVHNMSRAKALVPIRAGKVKINWKVIEDPSYQLQMGDMVSLAGYGRFKILEVAGPTRSGRLRMIVGLVT
- a CDS encoding DivIVA domain-containing protein, coding for MPLTPLDIHNKEFSTGFRGYNIDEVNEFLDQVIKDFELLIKEKKEQEERVAILNERVDYYKSLEENLSKSILVAQETAEDVKSNARKEAQLILKEAEKNADRIVNEALAKSRKIAIEIEELKKRASVYRMRFRTLLEAQLEMLENGDWDSIEQPQVDSPVTVE